One genomic region from Pseudoduganella lutea encodes:
- the nhaR gene encoding transcriptional activator NhaR translates to MSLNYKHLRYFWMVARTGTIARAAEQLHLTPQSISGQLTEFAESLGVELFRRAGRTLELTEAGTRVLGYADTIFRTGDELVEALHDESAHATRFLVGCADSVSKMVASQVLTPALSLAEPVRLVCREGRLATLLGDLAVHRLDLIIADRPMPPHLAVRGYSHLLGESALKVFGAPALRSRLKGPFPQCLDKMPMLLPGEDFATRPRVLRWLEEHGLRPRIVGEFDDSAMMKAFGRAGAGLFFAPGVLADYICRQYEVEQFGEAHDVMDQVYAITTERRLSHPATVAISQEARNHLFGG, encoded by the coding sequence TTTCTGGATGGTGGCGCGCACTGGCACGATCGCCCGGGCGGCCGAGCAGCTGCACCTGACGCCGCAATCGATTTCCGGCCAGCTGACGGAATTCGCCGAGTCGCTCGGCGTGGAACTGTTCCGCCGGGCCGGGCGCACGCTGGAGCTCACCGAGGCCGGCACGCGCGTGCTCGGCTATGCCGACACGATTTTCCGCACGGGCGACGAACTGGTCGAAGCCCTGCACGACGAATCGGCGCACGCCACGCGCTTTCTCGTCGGCTGCGCCGATTCCGTGTCGAAAATGGTTGCCAGCCAGGTGCTGACACCCGCGCTGTCGCTGGCCGAGCCCGTGCGCCTCGTGTGCCGGGAAGGGCGGCTCGCCACGCTGCTGGGCGACCTGGCCGTGCACCGGCTCGACCTGATCATCGCGGACCGGCCGATGCCGCCCCACCTGGCCGTGCGCGGCTATTCGCACCTGCTGGGGGAAAGCGCGCTGAAGGTCTTCGGCGCGCCGGCCTTGCGTTCACGCCTGAAGGGGCCGTTCCCGCAATGCCTCGACAAGATGCCGATGCTGCTGCCGGGCGAGGATTTCGCCACGCGGCCGCGCGTGCTGCGCTGGCTCGAGGAACACGGGCTGCGGCCACGTATCGTCGGCGAATTCGACGACAGCGCGATGATGAAGGCGTTCGGGCGGGCCGGCGCGGGGCTGTTCTTTGCCCCCGGCGTGCTGGCCGACTATATCTGCAGGCAGTACGAGGTCGAGCAGTTCGGCGAGGCGCATGACGTGATGGACCAGGTGTATGCGATCACCACCGAGCGGCGCCTGAGCCATCCGGCCACCGTGGCGATCAGCCAGGAGGCGCGCAATCACCTGTTCGGCGGCTAG
- a CDS encoding PAS domain-containing sensor histidine kinase, protein MPPASTFPSSDATVSASPEMRFRALFEQAPVSIQILAPGGRTMHVNQAWEDLWQIREGSALKAHVLSAAYNVLEDPQLIETGIVADLRRAFAGESVAVPAIRYDVAALGGAGPARWVTARAHPIKDGQGNILEVMLMHEDITERVEAEQALRNREARFRSLVMATSHMVWTTTPDGRVVEDSPSWRAFTGQRYDEWKEYGWLNALHPDDRDATAALWNQCVATRAVFETRYRIRRVDGDYRWVAVKGVPIADAGGAVREWIGANADIHEMVEQDRRKDEFLAMLAHELRNPLAPISAAADVLRSGSAGAESIRRASDVIARQVRHMTSLVDDLLDVSRVTRGLIRLDRVPVDVAAMLANAVEQARPLIVARDHAFAIEGDAADARVIGDPNRLVQVVVNLLNNAAKYTPRGGRITLAIDRTATALTVSVRDNGIGLDNQLLPHVFDLFTQAERSPDRAQGGLGIGLALVRNIVALHGGQVTAHSDGLGLGSAFTVTLTTDDTGGVAGS, encoded by the coding sequence ATGCCACCCGCCTCCACGTTCCCGTCATCCGACGCCACCGTCAGCGCAAGCCCCGAAATGCGATTCCGCGCCCTGTTCGAGCAGGCGCCGGTCAGCATCCAGATCCTCGCGCCGGGAGGACGCACGATGCACGTCAACCAGGCGTGGGAGGATCTGTGGCAAATCCGTGAAGGCTCGGCGCTGAAGGCCCATGTGCTGAGCGCCGCCTACAACGTGCTGGAAGATCCGCAACTCATCGAGACCGGTATCGTCGCGGATCTGCGCCGCGCATTTGCCGGCGAATCGGTCGCGGTCCCCGCCATCCGCTATGACGTCGCGGCACTGGGCGGGGCCGGGCCGGCACGCTGGGTAACCGCCCGCGCGCATCCGATCAAGGATGGCCAGGGCAATATCCTCGAAGTGATGCTGATGCACGAGGACATCACCGAGCGCGTGGAGGCGGAACAGGCGCTGCGCAACCGCGAGGCGCGTTTCCGCTCCCTCGTGATGGCCACATCGCACATGGTCTGGACGACCACGCCCGACGGCCGCGTGGTCGAGGATTCCCCGTCGTGGCGCGCATTCACCGGCCAGCGCTACGACGAGTGGAAGGAGTACGGCTGGCTGAACGCCTTGCACCCGGACGACCGCGATGCGACGGCCGCGCTGTGGAACCAGTGCGTGGCGACGCGCGCAGTGTTCGAGACGCGCTACCGCATCCGCCGCGTGGACGGCGACTACCGCTGGGTGGCGGTCAAGGGCGTGCCGATCGCCGACGCCGGCGGCGCCGTGCGCGAATGGATCGGCGCGAATGCCGACATCCACGAGATGGTCGAACAGGACCGCCGCAAGGACGAATTCCTGGCCATGCTGGCCCATGAACTGCGCAACCCGCTGGCGCCGATCTCGGCGGCGGCGGATGTGCTCCGGAGCGGCAGCGCAGGCGCGGAGTCGATACGCCGGGCCAGCGACGTGATCGCACGGCAGGTGCGGCACATGACGTCGCTCGTCGACGACCTGCTCGACGTGTCGCGCGTGACCCGCGGCCTGATCCGGCTCGACCGCGTGCCCGTGGACGTGGCGGCCATGCTCGCCAATGCCGTGGAACAGGCGCGCCCCCTCATCGTGGCGCGCGACCATGCGTTCGCCATCGAAGGCGATGCCGCGGACGCGCGCGTCATCGGCGATCCGAACCGGCTCGTGCAGGTGGTCGTCAACCTGCTCAACAATGCGGCTAAATACACGCCGCGGGGCGGGCGGATCACACTGGCCATCGACCGGACGGCCACGGCACTCACGGTCAGCGTGCGCGACAACGGCATCGGCCTGGACAACCAGTTGCTGCCGCATGTGTTCGACCTGTTCACGCAGGCGGAGCGTTCGCCCGACCGCGCCCAGGGCGGCCTCGGCATCGGCCTCGCGCTGGTGCGCAATATCGTTGCGCTGCATGGCGGCCAGGTCACGGCACACAGCGACGGGCTCGGGCTGGGCAGCGCGTTTACGGTCACGTTGACCACGGATGACACCGGGGGCGTCGCCGGCTCATAG
- a CDS encoding hybrid sensor histidine kinase/response regulator, with protein MASLGPRARWGGAATLAVLAVALQVLQWRFDGGRAPFLVFSPCLVFAAAAFGHGPALLVFLTGLFAGVWMLDPHGTPPALEGSEPAAIGAYALLGLLSIYLGGLGRIYAGRALRAEQALADERVAQSEAQRDHLYHLLLQAPGFVVILRGPGHLIELTNTDFDALVGRTGLVGTPFATAVPELASGHLVAQLDAAFRGGTSYAARETPVHVGNGGSPAERLRYIDFALQPIAGDGPPAGVFLSGVDVSEARRAREALLLNEERLKDGLMAARMAVWEFDLVRDEVLFSDSAIVLFGASLETLRRPWHLVHPDDLPRLLEARAAAIARRGEYQMIVRARRADNGAAMWLDLRGRCIVGQDGGVHQLRGVTIDVTAREVAEQGLRAAERRKDEFLAMLAHELRNPLAPISAAATLLQRGIAQPAQVAMAAAIVARQASHLSRLVDDLLDAARISRGKIELVRHPFDLREAVRDALEQVQPLLDAKRHRLEAALPATPLGVDGDRARLTQVVANLLSNAIRFTAPGGNIGVTLHDDGGQAMLAVSDDGCGIPAELLPHVFGLFTQGERGADRSQGGLGIGLAIVSGMVALHGGSVRADSDGPGRGARFTVSLPAVALPDRPVTVTPAALPGKAMALLLVDDNRDAADTLAILLRGAGHHCEALYDAESALAAVRACRPDACILDIGLPGMDGYTLAREIRAIAGPHVVLFALSGYGRAEDKAKAAAAGFDRHFVKPVAPEELLGALTAAGACPPAANGPIGGTTA; from the coding sequence ATGGCTTCGCTCGGCCCCCGTGCCCGCTGGGGTGGCGCCGCCACGCTGGCCGTGCTGGCGGTGGCGCTGCAGGTGCTTCAGTGGCGGTTCGACGGCGGCCGCGCGCCCTTTCTCGTGTTCAGCCCCTGCCTCGTGTTCGCGGCGGCCGCGTTCGGCCATGGGCCGGCCCTGCTCGTGTTCCTCACCGGGCTGTTCGCCGGCGTGTGGATGCTCGATCCGCACGGCACGCCGCCCGCCCTGGAAGGCAGCGAGCCGGCGGCGATCGGCGCTTATGCGCTGCTGGGCTTGCTCTCGATCTACCTGGGCGGCCTGGGGCGCATCTATGCGGGGCGTGCACTGCGCGCCGAACAGGCGCTTGCCGACGAGCGCGTGGCGCAAAGCGAGGCCCAGCGCGACCACCTGTACCACCTGTTGCTGCAGGCGCCGGGCTTCGTCGTGATCCTGCGCGGGCCGGGCCACCTGATCGAATTGACCAATACCGATTTCGACGCGCTGGTCGGCCGCACCGGCCTGGTCGGCACGCCGTTCGCCACCGCCGTGCCGGAACTGGCATCCGGCCACCTGGTGGCCCAGCTCGATGCGGCGTTTCGTGGCGGTACCTCGTATGCTGCCCGGGAAACGCCCGTCCATGTGGGGAACGGCGGCAGCCCGGCGGAACGGCTGCGCTACATCGACTTCGCGCTGCAGCCGATTGCCGGCGACGGTCCGCCAGCGGGCGTGTTCCTGTCGGGTGTGGATGTCAGCGAAGCGCGGCGTGCCCGCGAAGCCCTGCTGCTGAACGAGGAGCGGCTGAAGGATGGCTTGATGGCGGCCCGCATGGCGGTCTGGGAATTCGACTTGGTGCGCGACGAGGTCCTGTTCTCGGACAGCGCGATCGTCCTGTTCGGCGCGTCACTGGAAACGTTGCGCCGGCCATGGCACCTCGTGCACCCCGACGACCTGCCCCGCCTGCTCGAGGCGCGCGCGGCGGCCATCGCCCGGCGCGGCGAATACCAGATGATCGTGCGCGCCCGGCGCGCCGACAACGGCGCAGCGATGTGGCTCGACCTGCGCGGCCGCTGCATCGTCGGGCAGGATGGCGGCGTGCACCAGTTGCGGGGCGTGACGATCGACGTGACCGCCCGGGAAGTGGCCGAACAGGGCCTGCGCGCGGCAGAACGGCGCAAGGATGAATTCCTGGCGATGCTGGCGCACGAGTTGCGCAACCCGCTCGCGCCGATCAGCGCCGCGGCCACGCTGCTGCAACGCGGCATCGCGCAGCCGGCGCAGGTCGCGATGGCCGCCGCCATCGTCGCGCGGCAGGCGTCGCACCTGTCGCGCCTGGTGGACGACCTGCTTGACGCGGCGCGCATCAGCCGCGGCAAGATCGAACTGGTGCGCCACCCTTTCGACCTGCGCGAGGCCGTGCGCGACGCGCTCGAGCAGGTACAGCCGCTGCTCGATGCGAAGCGACACCGCCTGGAGGCGGCGCTGCCGGCCACGCCGCTGGGGGTCGATGGCGACCGCGCGCGCCTGACACAGGTGGTTGCCAACCTGCTCAGCAATGCGATCCGCTTCACCGCGCCGGGCGGCAATATCGGCGTGACGCTCCACGACGATGGCGGCCAGGCCATGCTGGCCGTCAGCGACGATGGGTGCGGCATTCCAGCCGAACTGCTGCCGCATGTGTTCGGGCTGTTCACGCAGGGCGAACGCGGTGCCGACCGTTCGCAGGGCGGCCTGGGCATCGGGCTGGCCATCGTCTCCGGCATGGTCGCGCTGCATGGCGGATCGGTGCGGGCCGACAGCGACGGCCCCGGGCGCGGCGCCCGCTTCACTGTCTCGCTGCCCGCCGTGGCACTGCCCGACCGGCCCGTCACCGTCACGCCGGCCGCCTTGCCGGGAAAAGCGATGGCGCTGCTGCTGGTGGACGACAACCGCGATGCCGCCGACACACTGGCGATCCTGCTGCGCGGCGCCGGCCACCACTGCGAAGCCCTGTACGACGCCGAGTCGGCGCTGGCGGCCGTGCGGGCGTGCCGGCCGGACGCGTGCATCCTCGACATCGGCCTGCCGGGCATGGATGGCTACACGCTGGCCCGCGAGATCCGCGCCATCGCCGGGCCGCACGTCGTGCTGTTCGCGCTGAGCGGATATGGCCGAGCCGAAGACAAGGCAAAGGCCGCGGCGGCCGGCTTCGACCGCCACTTCGTCAAGCCGGTGGCACCGGAAGAGCTGCTTGGCGCACTGACCGCCGCCGGCGCTTGCCCACCCGCCGCCAACGGGCCGATCGGCGGCACCACCGCGTAG